Within Enterobacter sp. RHBSTW-00175, the genomic segment CGTTGATCGTCTGCTGGGAGAAGAACGTCCTTTCCGCTTCATTGAAGAAGAGAAGAAAGGTTTCCTCAAACGCCTGTTCGGAGGATAAGTTATGGCATTACTGGACTTTTTTCTCTCGCGGAAAAAAAGCACCGCCAACATCGCTAAAGAGCGTCTGCAAATCATCGTTGCGGAGCGTCGTCGTAGTGACGCCGAGCCGCATTACCTGCCGCAGCTGCGCAAGGACATCCT encodes:
- the minE gene encoding cell division topological specificity factor MinE translates to MALLDFFLSRKKSTANIAKERLQIIVAERRRSDAEPHYLPQLRKDILEVICKYVQIDPEMVTVQLEQKDGDISILELNVTLPEAEESR